In Salvelinus namaycush isolate Seneca chromosome 15, SaNama_1.0, whole genome shotgun sequence, a genomic segment contains:
- the LOC120060423 gene encoding apoptosis-stimulating of p53 protein 1-like isoform X2 has translation MEWKHVEAVQEFTVEGQCSKIKVRSCRITWDAHQVGNPSVELSLSELQEMATRQQQQIEAQQQMLVAKEQRLRYLKQQDHTQGQTASEAEKLQRLKERVESQEAKLKKIRAMRGQVDYSKLINGNLSAEIQHVSGLFQEKQAELQSAVVKVDQLTQQLEDLRRGRLNGLQPLGGPLTGTAALELRKLYQELQVRNKLNVEQGGRLQQNKELLNKRNTEVTMMDKRIWDLRERLHKKKAEARQKENNPLNRINGPPSPQPTPSSSGRVAAVCPYIQVPIPGRQEGGYALPPDPLKPHSVPGTGPINHGRSKSANDAVWPTLSKSVSSRQPSDWRKTSPDQSLDSSKLPGGSVSKPPPIYGTYPAPTGHPSIVCSTSSLPRSAPATLAWQRSAPTPAPPGSSSQQIQQRISVPPSPTPQPGPGERPDPPLAVAVRPYVPDRSSSRPQSPRKGPATMNSSSIYHMYLQQPAAKSYPIGGRSAVKAVYGKPVLPSSTSPSPVPFQHGALSPGGGLGGGEDMVDREGDTTEGRLLPPPSVENIPRPLSPTKLTPVAHSPLRYQSDADLEVLRRRLTNAPRPLKKRSSITEPEGPTGPNIQKLLYQRFNTLAGGMEGSNNTPFYQPVFMGGVLGCPDMDNINTANGNLMETASLVVTAAEGPNSDHRLSPSSDSNENQKQRTPPPSETIPCLPTPQPSQEDNNNNNQPGPTTTSTTSTPRPILEASSPQQKDTSPRTVTPPALPKQIKRTNLKKPESERTGHGLRVKFNPLALLLDASLEGEFDLVQRIIYEVENPSTANDEGITPLHNAVCAGHHHIVKFLLDFGVNVNAADSDGWTPLHCAASCNSVHLCKMLVESGAAIFATTISDVETAADKCEEMEDGYTQCSQFLYGVQEKLGVMNKGSVYGLWDYEAQSSDELSFHEGDAITTLSRRDDAETEWWWARLHDKEGYVPRNLLGLYPRIKPRQRSLA, from the exons ATGGAGTGGAAACATGTTGAGGCTGTACAGGAATTTACAGTTGAAGGACAATGCAGCAAAATTAAGGTGCGATCTTGCAGAATTACCTGGGACGCCCACCAG gtggggaACCCTAGCGTGGAGCTGTCTCTGTCGGAGCTGCAGGAGATGGCCACACGTCAACAGCAACAGATCGAGGCCCAACAGCAGATGCTGGTTGCCAAG gaGCAGCGTCTGAGGTACCTGAAGCAGCAGGACCACACACAGGGCCAGACAGCGTCAGAGGCTGAGaagctgcagaggttgaaggagCGAGTGGAGAGTCAGGAGGCCAAACTAAAGAAGATCCGCGCCATGAGGGGCCAGGTGGACTACAGCAAGCTCATCAATGGCAACCTGT CGGCTGAGATCCAGCATGTGAGTGGGCTGTTCCAGGAGAAGCAGGCAGAGCTGCAGTCAGCTGTGGTGAAGGTGGACCAGCTCACCCAGCAGCTGGAGGACCTGAGGAGGGGACGTCTCAATGGTCTGCAGCCCCTAGGAGGACCTCTCACTGGCACCGCCGCCCTGGAGCTACGCAAACTTTACCAGGAGCTACAG gTGCGTAACAAGCTGAACGTGGAGCAGGGCGGCAGGCTGCAGCAGAACAAGGAGCTGCTGAATAAGCGCAACACAGAGGTGACCATGATGGACAAGCGCATCTGGGATCTCCGCGAGCGCCTGCATAAGAAAAAAGCTGAGGCACGTCAAAAAGAGAACAACCCT CTTAACAGGATAAATGGGCCTCCCTCCCCCCAGCCCACCCCCAGCAGCTCAGGGCGCGTGGCCGCTGTGTGTCCCTATATCCAGGTCCCCATCCCAGGCAGACAGGAGGGAGGCTACGCTCTGCCCCCAGACCCCTTAAAACCACACTCTGTCCCTGGGACTGGCCCCATCAACCATGGCCGCTCTAAATCAG CCAATGATGCAGTGTGGCCCACCCTGAGTAAAAGTGTCTCCTCACGCCAACCTTCAGATTGGAGGAAAACCAGCCCAGACCAG AGCCTTGACTCCAGTAAGCTACCAGGAGGATCCGTGTCCAAACCACCACCCATCTACGGCACTTACCCTGCACCTACTGGCCACCCGTCTATAGTCTGCTCTACCAGCTCCCTGCCCAGGTCTGCCCCTGCCACCTTAGCCTGGCAGCGCTCAGCCCCAACCCCTGCACCTCCTGGTTCCTCCTCCCAGCAGATCCAGCAGCGTATCTCTGTCCCCCCCAGTCCCACACCCCAGCCTGGCCCGGGAGAGAGGCCTGACCCCCCGCTGGCTGTGGCTGTGAGGCCCTACGTCCCAGACAGGTCCTCCTCCAGGCCTCAGTCCCCCAGGAAGGGCCCAGCCACCATGAACTCCTCCTCCATCTACCACATGTACCTGCAGCAGCCTGCAGCCAAGAGCTACCCAATAGGAGGCAGATCTGCTGTCAAAGCAG TGTATGGGAAACCAGTGCTTCCCTCCAgcacctctccctcccctgtgCCCTTCCAACACGGGGCACTGTCCCCAGGAGGAGGCCTGGGTGGTGGAGAGGACATGGTGGACAGGGAAGGGGACACCACAGAGGGTAGACTCCTACCCCCTCCCAGTGTGGAGAACATCCCGCGGCCCCTGAGCCCCACCAAGCTGACCCCCGTGGCCCACTCCCCGCTGCGTTACCAGAGCGATGCCGACCTGGAGGTCCTGCGCCGGCGGTTGACCAACGCGCCGCGCCCGCTGAAGAAACGCAGCTCCATCACAGAGCCAGAGGGCCCCACCGGACCCAACATCCAGAAGCTCCTGTACCAGCGCTTCAACACCCTGGCCGGAGGCATGGAGGGCAGCAACAACACTCCGTTCTACCAGCCTGTCTTCATGGGTGGTGTCCTGGGATGTCCTGACATGGACAACATCAACACTGCTAATGGGAACCTGATGGAGACAGCCTCCCTTGTGGTCACTGCAGCAGAGGGTCCCAATTCAGACCATCGCCTGTCCCCTTCCTCTGACTCCAATGAAAATCAGAAGCAGAGGACCCCCCCACCCAGTGAGACCATTCCCTGCTTGCCCACCCCCCAGCCCAGCcaggaagacaacaacaacaacaaccagcctggtcctaccaccaccagcaccacctCCACTCCAAGGCCCATCCTTGAGGCCTCGTCCCCCCAGCAGAAAGACACCTCTCCCCGGACTGTCACACCCCCGGCACTGCCTAAG CAGATCAAGAGGACTAACCTGAAGAAGCCTGAGTCAGAGCGGACAGGCCACGGGCTGCGGGTCAAGTTCAACCCCCTGGCCCTGCTACTGGACGCCTCTCTGGAGGGAGAGTTTGACCTGGTGCAAAGGATCATCTATGAG GTTGAGAATCCCAGCACAGCCAATGACGAGGGCATCACCCCCCTGCACAACGCTGTATGTGCTGGACATCACCACATCGTCAAGTTCCTGCTCGACTTTGGGGTCAACGTCAACGCTGCTGACAGCGATGGATG GACCCCACTACACTGTGCAGCCTCCTGTAACAGTGTACATCTCTGTAAGATGCTGGTGGAGTCAGGGGCGGCCATCTTTGCCACCACCATAAGTGACGTGGAGACAGCGGCTGATAAGTGTGAGGAGATGGAGGACGGATACACACAGTGTTCCCAGTTCCTCTACG GGGTGCAGGAGAAGCTGGGTGTGATGAATAAAGGGTCAGTGTACGGGCTGTGGGACTACGAGGCCCAGAGCTCAGACGAGCTGTCCTTCCACGAGGGAGACGCCATTACCACTCTGAGCCGCAGGGACGACGCTGAGACAGAATGGTGGTGGGCCAGACTACATGACAAGGAGGGATACGTGCCACGCAACCTGCTAGGG TTGTATCCAAGGATCAAGCCTAGACAACGTTCTCTGGCATAG
- the LOC120060423 gene encoding apoptosis-stimulating of p53 protein 1-like isoform X1, translating into MMPMILTVYLSDSQQMLTEVPITPETTCKNVVEFCKEAGENGCHLAEVWKGKERVIPFDYLMYEHLQKWGSRRMEVRFYLRHEDSPSESRNQGSQLSQDQSSKGSRGSSDQPCEDRVGNPSVELSLSELQEMATRQQQQIEAQQQMLVAKEQRLRYLKQQDHTQGQTASEAEKLQRLKERVESQEAKLKKIRAMRGQVDYSKLINGNLSAEIQHVSGLFQEKQAELQSAVVKVDQLTQQLEDLRRGRLNGLQPLGGPLTGTAALELRKLYQELQVRNKLNVEQGGRLQQNKELLNKRNTEVTMMDKRIWDLRERLHKKKAEARQKENNPLNRINGPPSPQPTPSSSGRVAAVCPYIQVPIPGRQEGGYALPPDPLKPHSVPGTGPINHGRSKSANDAVWPTLSKSVSSRQPSDWRKTSPDQSLDSSKLPGGSVSKPPPIYGTYPAPTGHPSIVCSTSSLPRSAPATLAWQRSAPTPAPPGSSSQQIQQRISVPPSPTPQPGPGERPDPPLAVAVRPYVPDRSSSRPQSPRKGPATMNSSSIYHMYLQQPAAKSYPIGGRSAVKAVYGKPVLPSSTSPSPVPFQHGALSPGGGLGGGEDMVDREGDTTEGRLLPPPSVENIPRPLSPTKLTPVAHSPLRYQSDADLEVLRRRLTNAPRPLKKRSSITEPEGPTGPNIQKLLYQRFNTLAGGMEGSNNTPFYQPVFMGGVLGCPDMDNINTANGNLMETASLVVTAAEGPNSDHRLSPSSDSNENQKQRTPPPSETIPCLPTPQPSQEDNNNNNQPGPTTTSTTSTPRPILEASSPQQKDTSPRTVTPPALPKIKRTNLKKPESERTGHGLRVKFNPLALLLDASLEGEFDLVQRIIYEVENPSTANDEGITPLHNAVCAGHHHIVKFLLDFGVNVNAADSDGWTPLHCAASCNSVHLCKMLVESGAAIFATTISDVETAADKCEEMEDGYTQCSQFLYGVQEKLGVMNKGSVYGLWDYEAQSSDELSFHEGDAITTLSRRDDAETEWWWARLHDKEGYVPRNLLGLYPRIKPRQRSLA; encoded by the exons ATGATCCTGACAGTGTACCTGAGTGACAGCCAGCAGATGCTGACAGAGGTGCCCATCACCCCAGAGACCACTTGTAAGAATGTGGTTGAGTTCTGTAAGGAGGCCGGAGAGAACGGGTGTCACCTGGCTGAGGTCTGGAAGGGAAAAG AGAGAGTGATCCCCTTTGACTACCTGATGTATGAGCACCTGCAGAAGTGGGGTTCTAGGAGGATGGAGGTCAGGTTCTACCTGAGACACGAAGACTCCCCCTCAGAGAGCAGAAACCAGG GGAGCCAGCTCTCTCAGGACCAGTCCAGCAAAGGCAGTAGAGGGAGCTCAGACCAGCCTTGTGAGGACAGG gtggggaACCCTAGCGTGGAGCTGTCTCTGTCGGAGCTGCAGGAGATGGCCACACGTCAACAGCAACAGATCGAGGCCCAACAGCAGATGCTGGTTGCCAAG gaGCAGCGTCTGAGGTACCTGAAGCAGCAGGACCACACACAGGGCCAGACAGCGTCAGAGGCTGAGaagctgcagaggttgaaggagCGAGTGGAGAGTCAGGAGGCCAAACTAAAGAAGATCCGCGCCATGAGGGGCCAGGTGGACTACAGCAAGCTCATCAATGGCAACCTGT CGGCTGAGATCCAGCATGTGAGTGGGCTGTTCCAGGAGAAGCAGGCAGAGCTGCAGTCAGCTGTGGTGAAGGTGGACCAGCTCACCCAGCAGCTGGAGGACCTGAGGAGGGGACGTCTCAATGGTCTGCAGCCCCTAGGAGGACCTCTCACTGGCACCGCCGCCCTGGAGCTACGCAAACTTTACCAGGAGCTACAG gTGCGTAACAAGCTGAACGTGGAGCAGGGCGGCAGGCTGCAGCAGAACAAGGAGCTGCTGAATAAGCGCAACACAGAGGTGACCATGATGGACAAGCGCATCTGGGATCTCCGCGAGCGCCTGCATAAGAAAAAAGCTGAGGCACGTCAAAAAGAGAACAACCCT CTTAACAGGATAAATGGGCCTCCCTCCCCCCAGCCCACCCCCAGCAGCTCAGGGCGCGTGGCCGCTGTGTGTCCCTATATCCAGGTCCCCATCCCAGGCAGACAGGAGGGAGGCTACGCTCTGCCCCCAGACCCCTTAAAACCACACTCTGTCCCTGGGACTGGCCCCATCAACCATGGCCGCTCTAAATCAG CCAATGATGCAGTGTGGCCCACCCTGAGTAAAAGTGTCTCCTCACGCCAACCTTCAGATTGGAGGAAAACCAGCCCAGACCAG AGCCTTGACTCCAGTAAGCTACCAGGAGGATCCGTGTCCAAACCACCACCCATCTACGGCACTTACCCTGCACCTACTGGCCACCCGTCTATAGTCTGCTCTACCAGCTCCCTGCCCAGGTCTGCCCCTGCCACCTTAGCCTGGCAGCGCTCAGCCCCAACCCCTGCACCTCCTGGTTCCTCCTCCCAGCAGATCCAGCAGCGTATCTCTGTCCCCCCCAGTCCCACACCCCAGCCTGGCCCGGGAGAGAGGCCTGACCCCCCGCTGGCTGTGGCTGTGAGGCCCTACGTCCCAGACAGGTCCTCCTCCAGGCCTCAGTCCCCCAGGAAGGGCCCAGCCACCATGAACTCCTCCTCCATCTACCACATGTACCTGCAGCAGCCTGCAGCCAAGAGCTACCCAATAGGAGGCAGATCTGCTGTCAAAGCAG TGTATGGGAAACCAGTGCTTCCCTCCAgcacctctccctcccctgtgCCCTTCCAACACGGGGCACTGTCCCCAGGAGGAGGCCTGGGTGGTGGAGAGGACATGGTGGACAGGGAAGGGGACACCACAGAGGGTAGACTCCTACCCCCTCCCAGTGTGGAGAACATCCCGCGGCCCCTGAGCCCCACCAAGCTGACCCCCGTGGCCCACTCCCCGCTGCGTTACCAGAGCGATGCCGACCTGGAGGTCCTGCGCCGGCGGTTGACCAACGCGCCGCGCCCGCTGAAGAAACGCAGCTCCATCACAGAGCCAGAGGGCCCCACCGGACCCAACATCCAGAAGCTCCTGTACCAGCGCTTCAACACCCTGGCCGGAGGCATGGAGGGCAGCAACAACACTCCGTTCTACCAGCCTGTCTTCATGGGTGGTGTCCTGGGATGTCCTGACATGGACAACATCAACACTGCTAATGGGAACCTGATGGAGACAGCCTCCCTTGTGGTCACTGCAGCAGAGGGTCCCAATTCAGACCATCGCCTGTCCCCTTCCTCTGACTCCAATGAAAATCAGAAGCAGAGGACCCCCCCACCCAGTGAGACCATTCCCTGCTTGCCCACCCCCCAGCCCAGCcaggaagacaacaacaacaacaaccagcctggtcctaccaccaccagcaccacctCCACTCCAAGGCCCATCCTTGAGGCCTCGTCCCCCCAGCAGAAAGACACCTCTCCCCGGACTGTCACACCCCCGGCACTGCCTAAG ATCAAGAGGACTAACCTGAAGAAGCCTGAGTCAGAGCGGACAGGCCACGGGCTGCGGGTCAAGTTCAACCCCCTGGCCCTGCTACTGGACGCCTCTCTGGAGGGAGAGTTTGACCTGGTGCAAAGGATCATCTATGAG GTTGAGAATCCCAGCACAGCCAATGACGAGGGCATCACCCCCCTGCACAACGCTGTATGTGCTGGACATCACCACATCGTCAAGTTCCTGCTCGACTTTGGGGTCAACGTCAACGCTGCTGACAGCGATGGATG GACCCCACTACACTGTGCAGCCTCCTGTAACAGTGTACATCTCTGTAAGATGCTGGTGGAGTCAGGGGCGGCCATCTTTGCCACCACCATAAGTGACGTGGAGACAGCGGCTGATAAGTGTGAGGAGATGGAGGACGGATACACACAGTGTTCCCAGTTCCTCTACG GGGTGCAGGAGAAGCTGGGTGTGATGAATAAAGGGTCAGTGTACGGGCTGTGGGACTACGAGGCCCAGAGCTCAGACGAGCTGTCCTTCCACGAGGGAGACGCCATTACCACTCTGAGCCGCAGGGACGACGCTGAGACAGAATGGTGGTGGGCCAGACTACATGACAAGGAGGGATACGTGCCACGCAACCTGCTAGGG TTGTATCCAAGGATCAAGCCTAGACAACGTTCTCTGGCATAG